One stretch of Miscanthus floridulus cultivar M001 chromosome 18, ASM1932011v1, whole genome shotgun sequence DNA includes these proteins:
- the LOC136524377 gene encoding F-box only protein 7-like, producing MGSRSSNDLRGSASWSELRADVLVTVLKGLAIRDLCRAGAVCRWWNAASSSVRAQHRALSRPRTPCLLYAAAAGPSSLSDPPAASATLFSVTNGRSYSVPLAAGASIREGFWLGASHGWLVTVDDHAEPHLVNPVTGQRIDTLPSVATVEQVRRVHDEGGAVVADTYTVYQYDSSLWVYDPANAATTLDARELIDYLYVQAIISSDPSDGDCVVVLVYCPDYQLCFATPGDAHWTWIRPPTENTQYCDCAFDGDGRTLYAMRHDGAIHAFDLLGRPALEREVVLRSQVQGGRTATNYLVHAPWLRGAGGWLQVWRRMGATEPVTPAAVAQESAWRTESITVYQVDLAAQTLVEIKNLGDHALFVGCNYSFALYYTDNEEHYALYSPQCPRDIGIYNVGDGSFHQVQTPCPWLNWPLPTWIMPSLHYKG from the coding sequence ATGGGAAGCAGAAGCAGCAATGACTTGCGCGGCTCCGCCAGCTGGTCGGAGTTGCGGGCGGACGTCCTGGTCACGGTCCTCAAGGGGCTCGCGATCCGTGACCTGTGCCGCGCTGGCGCCGTGTGCCGCTGGTGGAACGCCGCGTCGTCGTCCGTCCGGGCCCAGCACCGCGCGTTGTCGCGCCCCCGCACGCCCTGCTTGCTCTACGCGGCGGCCGCTGGCCCATCGTCGCTGTCCGACCCGCCGGCCGCTTCCGCCACGCTCTTCAGCGTCACGAACGGCAGGTCCTACTCCGTGCCGCTCGCCGCCGGCGCCTCCATCCGCGAGGGCTTCTGGCTGGGCGCCTCGCACGGCTGGCTCGTCACGGTGGACGACCACGCGGAGCCTCACCTCGTGAACCCGGTCACCGGGCAGCGGATCGACACCCTCCCCTCGGTGGCCACCGTCGAGCAGGTGCGGCGCGTGCACGACGAGGGCGGCGCCGTCGTCGCCGACACGTACACGGTGTACCAGTACGACTCGTCGCTGTGGGTGTACGATCCCGCCAACGCGGCCACGACGCTGGACGCGCGTGAGCTCATCGACTACCTCTACGTCCAGGCGATCATCTCGTCGGACCCATCGGACGGCGACTGCGTCGTCGTGCTCGTCTACTGCCCAGATTACCAGCTGTGCTTCGCGACGCCGGGAGACGCGCACTGGACGTGGATACGGCCTCCGACGGAGAACACCCAGTACTGCGACTGCGCCTTCGACGGCGACGGCAGGACGCTCTACGCGATGCGCCACGACGGCGCGATCCACGCGTTCGACCTCCTCGGCCGGCCGGCGCTCGAGAGGGAGGTCGTGCTCCGTTCTCAGGTCCAGGGCGGGAGGACAGCGACCAACTACCTCGTCCACGCGCCATGGCTACGCGGCGCCGGCGGCTGGCTTCAGGTGTGGAGGAGGATGGGCGCCACTGAGCCTGTGACGCCAGCTGCGGTGGCACAAGAATCTGCGTGGCGGACAGAATCGATCACGGTTTATCAGGTGGATCTGGCCGCGCAGACGCTGGTTGAGATCAAGAACCTGGGCGATCACGCCCTGTTCGTGGGGTGCAACTACTCCTTCGCTCTCTACTACACGGACAATGAGGAGCATTATGCACTCTACTCGCCGCAGTGCCCAAGGGACATTGGTATCTACAATGTGGGTGATGGCAGCTTTCACCAAGTCCAAACTCCTTGCCCATGGTTGAATTGGCCCCTTCCCACCTGGATTATGCCAAGTCTTCACTACAAAGGATAG